The following DNA comes from Clarias gariepinus isolate MV-2021 ecotype Netherlands chromosome 7, CGAR_prim_01v2, whole genome shotgun sequence.
AAATGCCACTTGTGTGGACGTGCTTTCAGGACAGTCACCCTGCTGAGGAAccatctcaacacacacacaggtgtttgTCTCCTTCCACACACACGTCTGCTATTATCGCCAAGGCTCGTGATTACaaactcaaattttttttttttttttccttttttttcctggacAGGCACAAGACCCCACAAATGTACAGATTGTGATATGGCTTTTGTGACTAGCGGTGAGCTTGTGCGACACCGTCGCTATAAACACACCCATGAGAAACCCTTCAAGTGTTCCATGTGTGACTATGCTAGTGTGGAGGTATgtaaaatcttttcttttttttttttaagaaaagttgTTATACACGTAATAATAAGGTCGCAGAAGGCAATGTATTTCATGTTGTTCCTCCATGTTGCGATATTCTGGCACTAGCTTCAACAAATAGTTTTcgcttgttttatattttttcgtttatatatatttatttattatttataaaaatgttgtaaaaattttGTAAACCAGGTCAGCAAGCTGAAGAGACACATTCGCTCTCATACTGGAGAGCGTCCATTCCAGTGCAGCCTTTGCAGCTATGCCAGCAGAGACACCTACAAGCTTAAGAGACACATGAGAACCCACTCAGGTTTGACATTGATCATTCCAGCACTTTGATTTCTTGGCAGTACATCATGCATGAGTTGaaacaaattattaattaatgcgttaaactaaataaagtaagaaAACTCAACCTTCATCCCTTAATTGTGTGATTAGGGGAGAAGCCGTATGAGTGCTACATCTGTCATGCACGTTTTACCCAGAGCGGCACTATGAAGATGCACATTCTGCAGAAGCATACTGAGAATGTGGCCAAGTTTCACTGCCCCCACTGTGACACTGTCATTGCTCGAAAAAGTGATTTGGGTAAGATTGTCCCCTATCTGCTAGCTTACACCACACACAAGGGAAAATGATGTGTGGCTTTATAATTTCTCGTGAATAATACGTAATCTGTAATGTCTCAGGTGTGCATCTGCGTAAGCAGCATTCCTACATTGAGCAAGGCAGGAAGTGCCGTTACTGTGAGGCGGTGTTTCATGAGCGCTACGCCCTCATCCAGCACCAGAAGTCCCATAAGAACGAGAAACGGTTCAAGTGTGACCAGTGTGACTATGCTTGCCGACAGGTCAGCCACCTCAAACAGTGCTCTTTTATTAATAGTCAAGTAGTTTGTATGTTGACCGTCTGGTATCATTTATgcgattattttatttctgtccacTTTatattgagtaaaaaaaaaaaaaaacttttgtcttTTCAGGAGCGCCACATGGTGATGCATAAGCGCACACACACTGGGGAAAAGCCATATTCCTGCAGCCACTGTGAGAAAACCTTCAGACAGAAACAACTTCTGGACATGCATTTTCGTCGCTACCATGACCCCAACTTTGTGCCCACTTCCTTTGTGTGCACCAAGTGTGGCAAGACCTTCACACGCAGGGTATGCAAAAAGCTTTGTTACTTGCATGctccatatttttttaaaaaaaagtatgtttctaacatgtttctttaaatataaataaaacagaacacCATGGCGAGGCATGCTGAGAACTGTTCTGGAATGGAAGGTGGTGATGGAGAAAATGGTACTCCAACCAAGAGAGGCCGTGGtggcagaaagagaaagatgcGCTCCAGGAAGGATGATGACGACAGTGGTGAGTGACTGAACTCTGGTAACACTTTTTCTGCTCAACCGTAAATCCATGGTCGGTGTGAATTGGAAGTTTATTTTGCCTTATTGTCCTCCTATGTTAGATGAACATGGAGAGCCTGATTTGGATGACATTgatgaggaggatgaggatgaagagGATGTTCTTGATGATGTGGAGATGGAGGTGGAACAAGCTCCACCAACCATTCCTGTCCCTGCACCTGCTGAGCCACCTGTCAAGAGGAAACGCGGCCGACCTCCCAAGAACCCCCCCAAAGCTTCCCctgctaagaacacagccattgCACCCACTGGTAATTAATATGCCTTTCTTATTAAATGATCCCCTGTGATATGACCTGACCTAAAGAGCACATTTCGGCCAGAGCATCTTAGCTATAATTGGCATCACTGACCTCCCACTTGCCTGGTTCACCTCATACCTTTCCGACCGTACCCAGGTTTGTGCAATTTAATTTCCGTTCTAAGCCTCTCCCAGTCAGCTGTGGTGTTCCCCAAGGCTCTGTCCTTGGCCCCCTTCTGTTCCTCATCTACCCCCTCCCTTTTGGTCACATCTTTAGAAAATTCAGTTTACATATACATTGTTATGCAGCTGATGCACAACTTTTATATTTCCACAAAGCCTGACTCGGCTCTTCCACCCTCCTGTCTCATCAACTGATTGacttaaataaacagttttCCTGCAGTTTTCTCAAGCTTGACATCAGTAAGACAGAGGTCCTCATAGGGTCAAAATCCCCTTTATCCAAGTCCAACAGTTTTTCACTCTGTTCCGATGGTTACTCAGTTTCTCCAAGCCTTAATGGCACTTTGTCCTTTGAGGCCCATAAAAATAATATCTGCCGATCATATTACCTTCAGCTACGCAACCCTTCTGCCACTCTTATTCATTTACTGGTCACCTACCATATTGATTAATGTAATTTACTTTTAACTGGCATGCCACATAAACTCCACTTATCCAGAACTTGGCTGCTGGTATCATAACTCAATCATCTTTAATTCATGACATTACCTCCACCCTTCAACAACTCCGCTAGCTTCGCATCAAATTGTGTATAGAGTTTTAAGAGTGAAGCAGAATTTTAAGCACACCATAATCTTGCTCTCCTTTACATATCAGAGCTTGTTTAGTCCTACATTCCCTCTTGCACTCTTCATCAAGGCTCCTTGTTACACCCCCAAAACGTTAGAAACGCTTATTTTTACATGATGTAAGGCTGCACTCAAATCATAAATCTATTTGAACATCCTTCTTAATTGTCATTTCTTCTTAAATGTCTTAAATTATGAcagtctttttttatattaatttttttgtttttaatcttctCTTATTACTCAGTGTTGGCTctgtcattttgtttaatttattcttgTTTGATCGGGATGGCGACCTTGGCTGACCAGAAAGGcacctatataaataaaaatgcattattattataattagaaaAGTTGTGCTGGAAAGACATGGTTTTTGGTTGTTCATGTTGGCAGAATCACATAATACAAGCATTTGCACAAATTGTCAAACAGTGTAATTTTCTAAAATGCAGTACAGAATCTTTTTACAGTAAGTTGTATTACAAGTAGTAACCACCATCACTTTTGCAATCTTAACAattgtgcagtgtgtgtatgtttgtatatacttttttttaatatatataaacctgATTTTAAAGcagatgttttcattttataaaattgCAAACTAATAAGTATTTTGgcttgtaaataatttttacaacTGAATAATCTGTTTTTGCAGCTACTGCCATTATCCAAGTGGAGGATGAGGGGACAGGAGCCATTGAGAACATCATAGTCAAGAAGGAGCAGGATGGCATGGATTCTTCAGTGGTGGCATCAGCAGAGCCTCTGGTGGAGGAGATTGAGGCCTCTGAGGGAGGAATGGAGGCTGAACAACTCTCCGTCCCTGAGGCCGCACCTAATGGGGACCTCACCCCTGAGATGATCCTCAGCATGATGGACCGGTGATTTGCTCTCCCAGGCCTAATATCCACACGCTCATGTGCGTCTTCTCCCATGCTGTCACCTCCCTGCCTCATAGAACACAGCCAAACTTCTTTCTGCTGCGTTCTCCTTCTGTTTCTGATCTCTGGAATGAAATATCCAATGTTTCTTTTTCACTCTTAATCTTCACtttaattttttccttgttACATGCTTTTGACTCATGATGTCTACTGTgcatgatgctttttttttttttttttttaaattgaattattagtCTGATTATCTTCCCATGTATACCATCTAGTGTGTGGCGGCGGTTTGCAGAGGTGCTTGTGCGAATCCTGTGACTGTAATCGGTTCCTCATATTTACTGTAGTGAACTGAGCACGTTTAGatctttttttgcttaattaacaTGCCAATATTTTTTCAGCCTTTTTATCTTGCATTACCATGGCAATATTTGAAAAGTAAAACATAATGGCCCTGTTAAAGCCTTGATATTTAGACTGTATCACTGTTGTAGAACATTTTACCCAACAGAACCCTTTTAACATCTGACACACATGGCaactttttattctttgttgcATTTCTTGTTGATTTCACCGATTACAGTTGAGAGTAGGTTAGGAATATAGCCATGCAGTAGTATGGCCTGGGAGGATTTCCATCTATTACGTTTGAAATAACTAAAAATCTGAGCTTGATAACATTGTACAAAAGAAGAGTAATCTTTGCTGGTCTTGcgtgtaaatatgttttttttatttttattttactatgaacattttaatctttttcaaGTGAATTGACAACCTGAATGCTGACGAGATGACATTTTAAACAGCAGTCATTTGAAACCATGCTCCTGAAGAATTTTAAATCCTGATAAGGGTGTAATAGCATAAGATCATGTAAACGCCCCATTCCCTTTTTCCTTGGCCTTGTACAGCTTCTATTGTTACCTAGGTTTGTGTTTTCAGCTTTTCAGGGAGGGAATTAGATATTCTCCTATATGATTAATTAAGGTGGGATGGTAAGAGTGTAGCTTGTTTCTGTCAGCATACATTTCCATGTTTGTTTTGAAACATAAAAGGGTGAGCAATAG
Coding sequences within:
- the ctcf gene encoding transcriptional repressor CTCF; protein product: MEGGQTDAVVDETGDAFKAKDCKTYQRRREDEEVEAELLQAAGLEAVEQPVAEGEVTGTVVDAQQQLVEGVVSVNSGVEMMVMDSLDPALLQMKTEVMEGTMTTSVGVAGAAHEATVTTVDDTQIITLQVVNMEEQQLGLGELQLVQVPVSAVPVTATTVEELQGTLVDATAMPKDGEPVICHTLPLPEGFQVVKVGANGEVETVEQDELHAHEEQSMPQPEDEEIPEPQNDDPTWAKDPDYTPPVKKTKKTKKSKLRYNTEGEKDMDVSVYDFEEEQQEGLLSEVNAEKVVGNMKPPKPTKIKKKGVKKTFQCELCSYTCPRRSNLDRHMKSHTDERPHKCHLCGRAFRTVTLLRNHLNTHTGTRPHKCTDCDMAFVTSGELVRHRRYKHTHEKPFKCSMCDYASVEVSKLKRHIRSHTGERPFQCSLCSYASRDTYKLKRHMRTHSGEKPYECYICHARFTQSGTMKMHILQKHTENVAKFHCPHCDTVIARKSDLGVHLRKQHSYIEQGRKCRYCEAVFHERYALIQHQKSHKNEKRFKCDQCDYACRQERHMVMHKRTHTGEKPYSCSHCEKTFRQKQLLDMHFRRYHDPNFVPTSFVCTKCGKTFTRRNTMARHAENCSGMEGGDGENGTPTKRGRGGRKRKMRSRKDDDDSDEHGEPDLDDIDEEDEDEEDVLDDVEMEVEQAPPTIPVPAPAEPPVKRKRGRPPKNPPKASPAKNTAIAPTATAIIQVEDEGTGAIENIIVKKEQDGMDSSVVASAEPLVEEIEASEGGMEAEQLSVPEAAPNGDLTPEMILSMMDR